One part of the Coffea eugenioides isolate CCC68of chromosome 10, Ceug_1.0, whole genome shotgun sequence genome encodes these proteins:
- the LOC113749611 gene encoding protein EXORDIUM-like, with protein sequence MASVSVPSKITLQFLLLAMSLNLVFAGRVLQEQETMLFQYHKGPLLMGKITINLIWYGNFRPSQRAIVSDFITALSSPRSQVQPSVATWFSSTQKYYNLIKATNSVKLVAGSQILDEQYSLGKSLKMQQIEQLAAKGDQLNAINVVLTSSDVAVEGFCTSKCGTHGSLHSKSTVAKGSNNQKFAYIWVGNSETQCPGQCAWPFHQPLYGPQSPPLVAPNNDVGMDGMVINLASLLAGTVTNPFGNGYYQGPATAPLEAASACPGIYAKGAYPGYAGNLLVDSATGASYNANGVNSRKYLLPALYDPTSNSCSTLV encoded by the coding sequence ATGGCCAGTGTTAGTGTTCCCTCCAAAATCACCCTGCAATTCCTTCTCCTAGCAATGTCTCTCAATCTTGTTTTTGCGGGAAGAGTTCTCCAGGAACAAGAAACTATGCTTTTTCAGTATCACAAAGGTCCTCTACTCATGGGAAAGATTACCATTAATCTAATTTGGTATGGAAATTTCAGGCCATCCCAAAGAGCTATTGTATCTGATTTCATTACCGCGCTGTCATCTCCACGGTCTCAAGTCCAGCCCTCAGTGGCAACCTGGTTTAGTTCCACGCAGAAATACTACAACCTGATCAAGGCCACGAATTCAGTCAAGCTCGTAGCTGGCAGCCAAATTCTGGATGAACAATACTCTCTAGGCAAATCCCTCAAAATGCAGCAGATCGAACAACTGGCAGCAAAGGGTGATCAATTGAACGCCATCAATGTTGTCTTGACTTCATCAGATGTAGCAGTTGAAGGGTTTTGTACAAGCAAATGTGGGACTCATGGTTCTCTACATTCAAAAAGCACTGTTGCAAAGGGCAGCAACAATCAAAAGTTTGCTTATATTTGGGTTGGGAACTCAGAAACTCAGTGCCCGGGTCAATGTGCCTGGCCATTCCACCAGCCCCTCTATGGACCACAAAGCCCACCATTGGTTGCACCAAACAATGACGTGGGTATGGATGGAATGGTGATCAACCTGGCTAGCCTTTTGGCCGGGACGGTCACCAACCCTTTTGGAAATGGCTACTATCAAGGACCAGCAACTGCACCTCTTGAGGCTGCATCAGCCTGTCCTGGAATTTATGCTAAAGGGGCCTATCCGGGCTATGCTGGGAACTTGCTCGTGGATTCTGCAACTGGTGCCAGCTACAACGCAAATGGTGTAAATAGCAGGAAATACCTGCTTCCTGCCCTTTATGATCCTACTAGCAATTCGTGTTCCACTTTGGTTTAA